In the genome of Patescibacteria group bacterium, the window TTGCCATCCTCTTTAAAATACGGGTATTTAAAATGGATAATACTGAGTTCATTTGGCACAGAAATAATGACTTTTGAACCTTTTTTTAAACTACCATTTACGAAACGCAACAGGTTTATTGGGCTGTCCACATGTTCCAAAATTTGTGAAAGGAAAGCAACATCATATTTTTCCGACAAAGTTACAGGAGAATTTAAATCAAAACTTTGCACATTAAATCCTTTTTCTTTTGCTATTTTTAA includes:
- a CDS encoding class I SAM-dependent methyltransferase, encoding LKIAKEKGFNVQSFDLNSPVTLSEKYDVAFLSQILEHVDSPINLLRFVNGSLKKGSKVIISVPNELSIIHFKYPYFKEDGNHLYSFSITNMKELLIEAGFNLEKTYFDYYTSLTNKLKIDRHLKFFDRFPVWFRYPFAWSFWFVGEKI